CGGGCCGCCGGCGACCGCGGTGAACAGTTCGCCCGCCGATGCGAGGGCGGCCCGGCATTCCGGATCCGCCGAGAACACCCCGGCGCCGACCCCGGCCTGGCGCAAACGCCGGGCGAGTGCCAGCGCGGAATCGACCGCGCCGCCCCCGGGCGACACCACGGCGCCGGGGTCGAACAGCACCGCGTCATGGCGGCGCGCATCGATGGTGACCGGGCCGGATTTGCGCACGCCCCACCTTCTCACGGGGCTCGACGGTGCCGGGGTCGGGTCAGCGACGCGCCTGCCCCGACGCGGACGGATGCCCCGCCAGTCGCGCGCGCTCCCGGAGCGCGCGCCTGCGCCGGTGTTCGTCGCCGAACAGCAGCACCGAGTCCTGGCTCAGCGCGACCAGCCGCTCCATGCCCAGTTCGATCCCGGCCACCAACTGCTTGACGTCGTAGGGGGCGTCGTCATCGGCCGTGATGCCGAACACCAGCTCGTCGCCGTAACTGAGCACGGCGACGCCGGTGGTCAGCTGCGCGGCCGTCGGTGGGATGGGCAGCAGGCGCTCCATCGTCCGGCCCATCAGCCTCAGCTGCCGGCGGGGTCCCGGCGCGCTGGTTGCCAGGCTCACGATGCCGCGCTGGGGCAGGCGCGCAAGCAGCTGGAAAAGGTTGGTCCGCAACGGGTTCGGTATCAAGTTGAGCGCCGATTCCAGGATTCCGCCCGGTTCTGGCAGGCCGGTTTCGCTCGCCCGCCGCCGGCGGTGCACGCTGCGCAGCCGCTGCACCGGGTCGTCGTGCTCGACGGGTAGGTGCGACAACATCGCCGATTGCGTCGGCCCTGCCCGCAGGGGCGCCAGGGTGCGCAGCGAATCCGCGCGCGGCTGTTCGCCGCGGCCAAGCAGCGCCGCCCGGAAGCCCTCGGTGAGGGCGGCCAGCGCCACGTCGTCGGCGGTCACGCCGAACTTGCGGCAGACGGTGTCGACGTCGGCGATCGGCACCCGCACCGAGCGGTAGCGGCGCGGGGTGGCTCCGCCACGAGCCCCGGCGGCCCGGGGGCCCGGCCACATGGGCAGCGCGGCACCGGCGAGCGCGCCGGTCAGCGCGGAGGCGCGCCGCAGCGCGACGAGGGCCGGCGTCCAGCCCGGTGTCTCCCTCGTCGGGGCCGAAACCGGTTTCGGGGCAACGTCATCGAACGCTTCGCCGTCGGCGTCGTCGCACAGGCGGGCGAGCAGGTGCGCCGCGGAGTGGCCGTCGGCCAGGCAGTGGTGCACCTTCAGGACGATGGCCCACCGATTGCCGCGCAGGCCCTGAATCACCCAGCACTCCCACGGTGGCCGGCTCAGGTCCAGGGGGCGTTCGAGGGCCCGCGCCACGGCCCGGGACAGTTCGGCGTCACCGCCGGGGCGGGCGACGGCCGCGTGGTGCAGGTGGTCGGTCAGGGCGAAGTTCGGGTGGTCTACCCAGTCGAGATCCGGCGCCCGCAGCAGCTGCGCGTAGTGCGGTATCGAGGTAACCCGTTCGGCCAGAAGGCGTTTGAGTTCCTCCGGGCGGGGGATGGCGCCGTCGACGATCGCGACCGCCCCGATCGCCAGGCTCGCGCGCTGGTCGGGGTCGTGGGCCCGCAGGAACGCCGTGTCGAGGGTCCTCAGCTGTGCCATGCCCAGCCCCCCGCTGTCGCTTTTCGCACCCGTACCAGTATCTGGTAACGAGGTGCCCGGCGGTAGACCGGGCACGTTAAGAACGTGTTTGGAAGTTGACGATGCGTTTAACATATTGGGTGTGAGTCGAACATGTATTCGATACACTCGCGGGGGTGGGCTGGTTTAACGGGCCGCCGAGCTGGGCGGAAATGGAACGGGTGCTCGACGGCAAGCCGCGCCATGCCGGCGAGCCACCCGTGGTCGGGGAGGACGCCCCGCTGTCCCCCAAGCGCGCGGCGTATCAACCGCCGGCACGCGGCCGGGCGGCCCGTTCGTCCATCGTTCGTTCCGTTTCGTATGCCGAGCTGCATGCGCATTCGGCGTTCAGCTTCCTGGACGGGGCCAGCACCCCGGAGGAACTCGTCGAGGAGGCCGCCCGGCTGGACCTGCGTGCCCTCGCGCTGACCGATCACGACGGGCTGTACGGGGCGGTCCGGTTCGCGGAGGCGGCCGCCGAGCTCGAGATGCGCACCGTGTTCGGGGCCGAGCTGTCTTTGGGGCGTGGTGCCCGCACCGAGACGCCGGATCCGCCCGGTCCGCACCTGCTGGTGCTGGCCCGCGGCCCGGAGGGCTACCGGCGGCTGTCGCGGCAACTGGCCGCGGCGCACCTGGCCGGCGGCGAGAAGGGCAAGCCGCGCTACGACATCGACGCGCTGA
This genomic window from Mycobacterium saskatchewanense contains:
- a CDS encoding wax ester/triacylglycerol synthase domain-containing protein, translated to MAQLRTLDTAFLRAHDPDQRASLAIGAVAIVDGAIPRPEELKRLLAERVTSIPHYAQLLRAPDLDWVDHPNFALTDHLHHAAVARPGGDAELSRAVARALERPLDLSRPPWECWVIQGLRGNRWAIVLKVHHCLADGHSAAHLLARLCDDADGEAFDDVAPKPVSAPTRETPGWTPALVALRRASALTGALAGAALPMWPGPRAAGARGGATPRRYRSVRVPIADVDTVCRKFGVTADDVALAALTEGFRAALLGRGEQPRADSLRTLAPLRAGPTQSAMLSHLPVEHDDPVQRLRSVHRRRRASETGLPEPGGILESALNLIPNPLRTNLFQLLARLPQRGIVSLATSAPGPRRQLRLMGRTMERLLPIPPTAAQLTTGVAVLSYGDELVFGITADDDAPYDVKQLVAGIELGMERLVALSQDSVLLFGDEHRRRRALRERARLAGHPSASGQARR